From a single Bos indicus isolate NIAB-ARS_2022 breed Sahiwal x Tharparkar chromosome 11, NIAB-ARS_B.indTharparkar_mat_pri_1.0, whole genome shotgun sequence genomic region:
- the PKN3 gene encoding serine/threonine-protein kinase N3 isoform X4 yields MTHTYASGTPKERKLLAAAQQMLQDSQLKVALLRMKISSLEASGSPEPGPELMVEELRHRLRIEAAVAEGAKNVVKLLGSRRTQDRKVLAEAQAQLQESCQKLDLLRLALEQLLERLPPAHPLRGRVARELRTAASGNPQPSGTLVKPTAMTGTLQVRLLGCEQLLIAVPGRSPAAALAGSPSQGWLRSRAKQQRGGGELASEVLAVLKVDNRVVGQTGWGPVAKQSWDQNFVIALERARELEIGVHWRDWRQLCGVAFLRLEDFLDNACHQLSLSLVPQGQLFAQVTFCDPVIERRPRLQRQKRIFSKRRGQDFLRASQMNLSMAAWGRLVMSLLPPCSSPSTISPPKTCSQTPATPQRATNPDSPSKFPPKKTPLREEIQPPPKPPRLYLAQEPTPEEMPRTKRPHMEPRIRLEPPLPAPATRKPPRLQDFRCLAVLGRGHFGKVLLVQFKGTGQYYAIKALKKQEVLSRDEIESLYCEKRILEAVGCTGHPFLLPLLACFQTSSHACFVTEFAPGGDLMMQIHEDVFPEPQARFYLACVVLGLQFLHEQKIIYRDLKLDNLLLDAQGFLKIADFGLCKEGIGFGDRTSTFCGTPEFLAPEVLTQEAYTRAVDWWGLGVLLYEMLVGECPFPGDTEEEVFDCIVNAEAPYPRFLSVQGLELIQKLLQKCPEKRLGAGERDAEEIKTQPFFRTTDWQALLARAVQPPFVPTLCGPTDLRYFEGEFTGLPPALTPPDPRSPLTARQQAAFRDFDFVSERFLEP; encoded by the exons ATGACCCACACCTACGCCAGCGGCACTCCCAAG GAGAGGAAGCTGCTGGCGGCCGCCCAGCAGATGCTCCAGGACAGCCAGCTGAAGGTGGCCCTGCTGCGAATGAAGATCAGTAGCCTGGAGGCCAGCGGGTCCCCCGAGCCAG gtcCTGAGCTGATGGTAGAGGAGCTACGGCACCGTCTACGCATCGAGGCTGCTGTGGCCGAGGGTGCCAAGAACGTGGTGAAGCTGCTCGGTAGCCGGCGAACGCAGGACCGCAAGGTGCTGGCCGAG GCTCAGGCCCAGCTCCAGGAGTCCTGCCAGAAACTGGACCTCCTGCGGCTGGCCTTGGAGCAGCTGCTGGAGAGACTGCCTCCTGCCCACCCTCTGCGCGGCAGAGTGGCCCGGGAGCTGCGGACTGCTGCGTCTGGGAACCCACAGCCTTCAGGGACGCTCGTGAAGCCCACTGCCATGACAG GGACGCTGCAGGTCCGCCTCCTGGGCTGTGAGCAGCTGCTGATAGCGGTGCCTGGACGTTCCCCCGCGGCCGCGCTGGCCGGGAGCCCCTCCCAAGGCTGGCTTCGGAGCAGAGCCAAGCAGCAGCGTGGGGGAGGCGAGCTGGCCA GTGAGGTGCTGGCTGTGTTGAAGGTGGACAATCGCGTTGTGGGCCAGACAGGCTGGGGGCCTGTGGCCAAGCAGTCCTGGGACCAGAACTTTGTCATCGCCCTGGAGCGG GCCCGGGAGCTGGAGATCGGGGTCCACTGGCGGGACTGGAGGCAGCTGTGCGGCGTGGCCTTCCTGCGGCTGGAGGACTTCCTGGACAATGCCTGTCACCAGCTGTCCCTCAGCCTGGTGCCACAGGGACAGCTCTTTGCCCAG gTGACCTTCTGTGACCCTGTCATTGAGAGGAGGCCCCGACTGCAGAGGCAGAAACGCATTTTCTCAAAACGCAGAG GTCAGGACttcctgagggcttcccagatgaacCTCAGCATGGCAGCCTGGGGGCGCTTGGTCATGAGCCTGCTGCCGCCCTGCAGCTCCCCAAGCACCATCAGCCCCCCCAAAACGTGCTCCCAGACCCCAGCCACACCCCAGCGGGCCACCAATCCCGACTCGCCCAG TAAGTTCCCACCCAAGAAGACCCCCTTGCGAGAAGAGATCCAACCCCCACCCAAGCCCCCTCGCCTCTACCTGGCCCAGGAGCCAACCCCCGAAGAGATGCCG CGCACCAAACGCCCCCACATGGAGCCCAGGATTCGACTCGAGCCGCCTCTGCCAGCCCCGGCTACCAG GAAACCCCCCCGGCTTCAGGACTTCCGCTGCTTGGCCGTGCTGGGCCGGGGCCACTTTGGGAAG GTCCTCTTGGTCCAGTTCAAGGGGACGGGGCAATACTATGCCATCAAAGCACTGAAGAAGCAGGAGGTGCTGAGCCGGGACGAGATTGAGAG CCTGTACTGTGAGAAGCGAATCCTCGAGGCTGTGGGCTGCACAGGGCATCCGTTCCTGCTTCCCCTCCTCGCCTGCTTCCAGACCTCCAGCCACGCCTGCTTTGTGACCGAGTTCGCGCCTGGCGGTGACCTCATGATGCAGATCCATGAGGACGTCTTCCCTGAGCCCCAGGCCCG GTTCTATCTGGCCTGTGTGGTCCTGGGGCTGCAGTTCTTACACGAGCAGAAGATCATTTACAG AGACCTTAAGTTGGATAATCTTCTCCTGGACGCCCAGGGTTTCCTGAAGATCGCGGACTTTGGGCTTTGTAAGGAAG GGATCGGCTTCGGGGACCGGACGAGCACCTTCTGCGGCACCCCGGAGTTTCTGGCCCCCGAGGTGCTGACTCAGGAGGCCTACACGCGGGCTGTGGACTGGTGGGGACTGGGCGTGCTGCTCTATGAGATGCTGGTGGGCGAG TGCCCGTTTCCAGGGGACACCGAGGAGGAGGTGTTTGACTGCATCGTCAATGCGGAAGCCCCGTACCCCCGCTTTCTGTCGGTGCAAGGCCTCGAGCTTATTCAGAAG CTCCTCCAGAAGTGCCCCGAGAAGCGCCTGGGGGCAGGCGAGCGAGATGCTGAGGAAATCAAGACCCAGCCTTTCTTCAGG ACCACCGACTGGCAGGCTCTGCTCGCCCGCGCCGTCCAGCCCCCCTTTGTGCCCACCCTCTGCGGCCCCACAGACCTGCGCTACTTCGAGGGCGAGTTCACGGGGCTGCCGCCTGCCCTGACCCCACCTGACCCCCGCAGTCCCCTCACCGCCCGCCAGCAGGCTGCCTTCCGGGACTTCGACTTCGTGTCTGAGAGATTCCTGGAGCCCTGA